TGCATCGTAGACTACCCCTCCAAGCCAGGGGCCTGCAAAACTCCCCGCCCCATAGCCTATAAATACCAATCTATAATTTATTCCAAAATCCTTTGCTCCAAAAAAATCTCCGGTAGCTGCCGGATACACCGCCAGAAAACCTCCAAAGCATAACCCAATAACTCCTGCTGTCGCATAAAGAGCAAAAAGTGTCGTCATGTGGGGCAAGAGAATCATCCCCAGCGCCATAATAAGAAAAAGAACAACTATGATATTCTTTCTTCCAATTTTATCAGAAAGAGCGCCAAAAAATATTCTTCCTATGCCATTAAAAATAGCTAAAATCGTTAGATTAAAAGCCGCCTGCATAGCTGTGTGGCCAATATCATTGGCAAATGCAGTTAGATGTCCGATTGCCATCATTCCTGCTAACATTGATAAAAAATATGTCACAAATACCAACTTAAATGTTGAAGTTTTCAGCATCTCCATGAGAGAAAAATCACTAGAGCTAATTTTAAGCCCGACTCTTTTTTGCGCTGCCCATCCCGGAGGACTCCAATTGGCAGGAGGCGCTTTTAGAAGCTGTGCCGCGCCTACGATAATTACTCCAAAACCGGCGCCATAGATTAACATAGTCGTTCTCCAGCCATACAACTCAATGAACCGCGCTGCCAGAGGCGCAAGAAAAGCTGACCCGAAGCCAAATCCAAATATAACAATCCCTGTTACTAGCCCTCTTTTATCCGGGAACCATTTCACTCCTGTGGATATCGCAGGCAGATAACCCAATCCTGTGCCAATACCCGCTAACAGACCATAGCTAATGTATAACCACCATAGGGATTGTGTAAAATATGCCAGAACCCAGCCTAAACATACAAATGCCCCGCCTAAAGTAGCGGTAACTCTCGGACCATATCTTTTCTCGCACATACCACCAACCACCATAAATACAGAAAAGACAAGAAGCAATATTGACACGGCTAGAGAAGTTTCTCCTCTGCCCCAACCAAATTCTTTGGCAATAGGCATAAGAAATACTCCCCATGCATAGGCTACGCCAAGGCACATAATAATCAAAACCCCGCCTATTACCACAAACCAGCGATGTTCTAGCTTTTTTTCAGTCACCTTTTCTTCCTCTCCGTCACAGAAAAAGCTTTTACTTTTTTACCAAGCTTTCCAGACCTAGTTCCTAGAATGAAAACCATAAAAACCCAATAATTAAAAAGAACATATTTTTAACTGACAGGCCTCCTGTCCTTTTATAAAGCAAAACTCCGGAGGCAAGTATTAAACCGGGAAAAAAGGCATAATTAATAGAGGTAAAGTTCTGCAGAAAAAAATGTATCATATTGGACATAAGCAAAATTGCTAAACTAATGCCGGCAAATAATGGAATAAATAATCTGGAATTTATATCCTTTATATTTTTACTTGCTTTTCCAAAATCGCCCTTCAAAAAATACAGAATAAATTTAAAATTTATTTTACTTAGCGAATGAAGCAATCTTTCATAAATGCCAGTAATCAGCGCAATTGTTCCGCCGGAAATACCGGGTATTATATCTGCTGTCCCCATACATAACCCCTTTAAAAATATAGTCAGTGTCTCATTTAGCTTCATATTATCCGTTCAATTTAATTTTTATTCCACCTTACACTATGCCAACGCGTTTCCTCTCCGCCGATAGAATACAATTCCTCAATTCCTCAA
The sequence above is drawn from the bacterium genome and encodes:
- a CDS encoding OFA family MFS transporter; this encodes MTEKKLEHRWFVVIGGVLIIMCLGVAYAWGVFLMPIAKEFGWGRGETSLAVSILLLVFSVFMVVGGMCEKRYGPRVTATLGGAFVCLGWVLAYFTQSLWWLYISYGLLAGIGTGLGYLPAISTGVKWFPDKRGLVTGIVIFGFGFGSAFLAPLAARFIELYGWRTTMLIYGAGFGVIIVGAAQLLKAPPANWSPPGWAAQKRVGLKISSSDFSLMEMLKTSTFKLVFVTYFLSMLAGMMAIGHLTAFANDIGHTAMQAAFNLTILAIFNGIGRIFFGALSDKIGRKNIIVVLFLIMALGMILLPHMTTLFALYATAGVIGLCFGGFLAVYPAATGDFFGAKDFGINYRLVFIGYGAGSFAGPWLGGVVYDATGSYLFAFTVAGILAAAGGVITFLFLKPPNLPKAK
- a CDS encoding DUF368 domain-containing protein, yielding MGTADIIPGISGGTIALITGIYERLLHSLSKINFKFILYFLKGDFGKASKNIKDINSRLFIPLFAGISLAILLMSNMIHFFLQNFTSINYAFFPGLILASGVLLYKRTGGLSVKNMFFLIIGFLWFSF